The DNA region AACCTTCTAAATAACCTAGGCTTACAAGTTTTACCAAATTCCTGTAACCATCTTCGTCTTTTGCTAAAAGGGTAATATGATGAAGTCCCCTGCTCTTAATTCCGCCGGATTTATCAAATCTAGAACCAGGAGTTAAATAGAGCTCTGACCCCATTAGAGGCTTTATTCCTCCCGCCATTGCTTGAGAATAAAAATTTATGGCTCCGAATAGATTACCATGGTCGGTTATTGCAACCGCAGGCATTCTATGCTGATTACAGACCTCTATTAACTCCTTAATTTTACATGCACCATCCAGCAGGCTATACTGAGAATGTAAATGCAGGTGTACAAAGTCTGAATGAACCATATATTATCTACCAATCACAGGTTAAAATATTATTCCCACTCTATAGTAGCAGGAGGCTTAGAGCTTACATCGTAAACCACTCTATTAATACCTTTGACCTCATTAATAATTCTGTTTGATATTAATCCAATGGTGTTATAGGGCAGTTTAGCCCAGTCTGCAGTCATACCATCAACACTCTTGACCGCTCTAATAGCAAGTGTATTTTCATAGCTGCGGCCATCACCCATAACTCCAACACTCTTAACAGGTAGAAGCACCCCAAATACCTGCCAGACCTTGCTATATAAACCCTGAGCCTTTATCTCTTCAATTATAATAGTATCGGCAGCCCTTAAGATCTTTAATCTTTTTTTTGTAATTTCCCCTATAATTCTAACCCCGAGCCCAGGACCAGGGAAAGGATGTCTATATACTATCTCATCAGGCAGCTTGAGCAGTTTGCCTATCTTTCTTACTTCATCCTTAAAGAGGAATCTAAAAGGCTCTATTAACTTTAACTTCATCTTAGCAGGAAGCCCGCCTACATTATGATGACTCTTTATCTTAGCAGAAGGGCCTCCAAAAGCAGAGAGAGACTCTACTACATCTGGATAGAGGGTACCTTGGGCAAGATATTTAATACCTCCTATCTTTTTAGCCGTAGAATCAAAAACTTTTATGAACTCATTGCCGATTATCTTCCTTTTCTTCTCAGGGTCAACTATACCTTTAAGAGCACTTAAAAACTGCCTTGTCGCATCAACATAGTGGAGATTTATATTAAAATCATTCTTAAAGACTTGATTTATTTTGTCTGCCTCTCCAGCTCTGAGCAATCCATTGTTTACAAAAACAGGATGCAGCTTATCGCCTATTGCCTCACTGAGAAGCATTGCAGCAACAGAAGAGTCAACCCCTCCAGAGAGACCTAAGACAACTCTCGCCTCACCAACTTTAGATCTAATATCACATGTTGATTGCTTGATAAAAGAAGAGAGCTTCCACTCCCGCTTACAATTACAGATATCTAAAAAATTACCAATAATTTTTTTACCATATTGAGTATGGACAACCTCTGGGTGAAACTGAATAGCATATAACCCCTCCTTAGACTCCATAGCAGCAATGCTGCAGTTGTCAGTATGAGCAGTCTTTTTAAAGCCGCAGGGTAACCTGCTAACCTCATCCCCATGACTCATCCAGCAGATAAAATCTTTTTTGATTGATTTAAAAATCTTACTTTTACCATCACCAGAGTATATCCTAACCTTACCGTACTCACGCCTTTTTGAATTCAAGACTCGCCCGCCTAAAGACTTGGTCATAACCTGCATACCGTAACAGATGCCAAGCACCGAGATCCCAAGCTTAAAAATACCTTCATCTGGAAGAGGGAATTTTTTTAACTCAACACTGCTTGGACCTCCGGAAAGGATTAAACCAGAGGGGGCTATCTTAGCTATTTCATGAGCTTTAATGTTAAAAGAAACTATCTCAGAGAAGACATTTAATTCTCTTATCTTTCTTGCTATAAGCTGAGTATATTGAGAACCGAAATCAAGTATTAATATCTTATCCATAATAACTATTAGACAGTAAAATTAAGAGCAAGAAAAACCCGCAACCTATCGATTTAAACCAATCTATTTACCCATTCCAACTCTTTGCGCACGCTGGAAAAGCTTTCCCTCTGTCTGTATTGAAGGGGCTATAATAATCTCAACTTTCTGCATTTGAGATATATCTTTTGCACCTAAAGAACCCATAGCGGTCTGAAGAGCCCCAATAAGATTCTGAGAACCATCATCAACTTTGGCAGGACCAAGCAGTATCTCCTCTAGAGTTCCTGTACTCCCTACATATATCCTGGTACCACGCGGTAGATTGTAGTGGGGAGTTGCCATACCCCAATGGTAACCTCTACCAGGAGCCTCTTTTGCGCGCGCTAGTGATGAACCTATCATTACAGAGTCAGCTCCGGAGGCAAAAGCCTTACAGATATCTCCCCCTGTACGCATACCTCCATCTGTGATTACAGGCACATACCGCTCTGTCTTTTTAAAATAATCATCTCTTGCTTTTACAGCATCACAAGTTGCTGTCACCTGAGGCACGCCAATACCTAAGACCCCTCTTGTTGTACAGGCTGCACCAGGCCCTATACCTACAAGAATAGCAGCAGCACCAGCCTGCATTAAATCCATTGCAACATCATAGGTTACACAGTTTCCCACTATAACCGGTATACTCATATAACCACAGAACTTCTTATAATCTAAAACAGAATATTCGCTAGAGACATGCTCTAGAGATGCAACTGTTGATTGGACAACAAATATATCGCAACCTGCATCCTGAGCAATCTTTCCAAATCTCTCAGCTCGCTGAGGAATAGCAGATACAACACAATCACAGCCTGAATCTTTAATCTCTTTTATTCTCCTGGAGATAAGCTCTTCCTTGATAGGCTCCTTGTATATTTTTTGCAGCAACTTAGTCGCCTCATCAGGGTCTTCACATGCTATCTTCTTCAATACCTCATCAGGATTTTCATACCTTGTTTGAACTCCTTCTAGATTTAAAACAGCTAACCCGCCTAGCTCTCCCATTTTGATGGAAAATTTTACATCTACAACCCCATCCATAGCAGCAGCTATGATAGGTATTTTGTATTTTTCACCGGCAAGAGACCATTCAACATCAACCTCGCTGGGATTGATAGTCGCACATCCAGGAACAAGAGCAATCTCATCAAAACCATATGCCCTTCTTGCCTCTCTGTTGCCTCCGATTATAACTCCCATGATCTCCCCCTTTAATTTAAGATTATTTTACAAAAAGAAATTTGCAACAACTATAATCACCAGGAAGAAGTATCGCCTGCCTCATCCGACAGAGTCACACTCACAGGTAATACGAATCGTGCATATCTATCTTCTCCTCCCTGATCATAGCTGCCATATATCCAGCCAGCTAAACTGGGGCCTCTCTGAGAAATAAAATCAAACTCTTTTTTGACAATCAATATCTCTGAAGACCCTTTAACAGAAGAGAGAAACTCTTTTGGTATCTTCTCTAAATATTCCGGGGTCAATTTAGAGAGAGAAGAGGGCCACTCTTCTTTATCTTTATAATAACTTAACAAGGCCACCCTTATTGATTCTAGATTAGTCTGGGTGGTTAAATCACGTATTCGGTATATATTCTTCTGGAATTTCGGAGTAATAAAATAGATAAATATAAGTACCCCGGTAATTATTAGCAGCAGTTTTACTAAAACCCAACCTTCTCTATCCATGATTTTTAAATCATACAATTAAAACATCTAAACTGCAAGCAGTTTTTAGCGATAAATATTACTGGGATATAAACCCCCAAACTTTGTCAACAACAACCATAGAACCTCCGCCTGGAGACTTAAACCATGTTGTAGCTGCAAGCAGAGAGAACCTTATATTATAACGCCAAACTTCCGATGCACCATGGCAAGAACAATAATGTTTGGACACTCTGACCGGACTTCCCAAAACAGCCTTTACCTGCTCTGTATCCATACCTAACCCTACGCTCTGATACTGTTCTAAATCTATGCTACGGTAGAAGAAGCGGTAGGAAAAAACTGTAAGCATAAGCACTATTAAAGCAATCAAAATGTACCCTTGTTTTCTTTTATTATCCATATTATATATCCAGATACCTTCGAGGGTCGGCTATCTTTCCTTCTAAAACAGAGGCTGCAACCGTAGCGGGAGAACCTAGGTATATAAAGCTGTTTGGATTACCCATCCTACCTTTAAAATTTCTATTTGCAGTTGATATCACAACCTCTTTATCAGCAGGCACTCCCCCATGAGTCCCTACGCAAGGCCCACATCCAGGAGGAAGTATCAATGCACCTGAAGAGAGAAGTATATCTATTAAGCCCTCATCTTGAGCCTGACTTAAGACACTCTTAGATGCCGGAGCAACTATTAATCTGGACTTAACTCTCTTACCTTTAAGAATCCTAGCTGCCAGCTCTAAATCTTCCAATCTCCCATTGGTGCAGGTACCGATAAACCCCTGATCTATTTTAGTCCCAATGAGATTGTCAATATCGACAACACTGTCCACTTGGTGAGGCTCAGCTACCTGAGGAGAGAGAGTAGATATATCAAACTCTTTGACCCACTCATATTCAGCTCCAGGATCAGCCATAACAGGGTTAAATTCCATGCTGCCGGTCTTATCCCCAAGCCATTTAGACGTCTTGTCATCAAGCTGCATTAGCCCTGCTTTTGCACCCAACTCAACAGTCATATTGGTTATTGTACAGCGGGCTGCCATACTTAAATTAGATATAGCATCACCATCAAATTCAATTGCTTTATAAGTGCATGAACTTGCACCAAGAACACCTATAATATGAAGTATTATATCTTTTGAAAAAACACCCTGAGGAAGATTGCCATTCAGTACGATTTTTACACTATGAGGAACTTTAAACCAATTCTTCCCCGTTGCAACAACTATCGCAATATCAGTTGATCCCATTCCGGTTGAGAAGCAGTTTAAAGCACCATAGGTACAGGTATGAGAATCGGCACCAGTTATAAGATTTGAAGGCAACACATGGCCATGTTCCATAATAACCTGATGACAGACTCCTTCTCCCTCTGCATATATTATTGCTCCGGTTAGAGAAGCAAAATCTTTCATCTTTTTGTGGATATTTGAAACACCTAGGCTGGGTGAAGGGACACTATGGTCAATAACAAGAGCATACTTCTTGGGATCCTTCAAAGTTTTAACACCAAGAGCATTTAATGCATCTATCACAAGCGAGCTTGTTCCATCTTGTGAAAGTGCAAAATCAACGCTGGCCCTTACAATATCTCCTGCTCTTGCTTCTGATTCAGATTTAAGACTAAAGATCTTCTCAGATATAGTCTTAGCCATCTAAAAAACTCCCTACTCTATCTACCCCCTCTTTGATCTCTTCTATGGATGCTGCATAACTCAAGCGGACATAATCATCGGCTCCAAAAGGCTCACCCGGTATAACACCGACCAACTTCTTATCCAGAAGATCTTGAGCGAAAGAAAAAGAACCGTTTTGAAACTTTGATATATCCATAAACAAGTAAAACGCACCTTCAGGCTTTATGAAAGATATCCCATAATTATCTAACATCTGCATCATAACATCTCTTCTCTCTCTAAACTCTTTCTTTATAAAAGAGAGCCAGCTGTCATCCATTCTTAAAGCCGCAATAGCAGCTCTTTGACTTATACTCGATGCATTTGACGTCATCTGAGATTGCATCTTTGTTACTTCAGAGACCAGCTCTATATTTGCACCTATCCAGCCGATCCGCCAACCTGTCATAGCATGAGACTTAGAGACACCGTTTATTGTTATAGTATTATTAAAAATATCTTCCGACAAAGACCCGATAGAGATATGTTTATCCTCATATACTAGATGTTCGTAAATCTCATCGCTTATTATCAATATATTTTTCTCTAAGGCTATTTTTCCAAGATGCTCTAGCTCATCTTCTCTCCAAACCATACCGGTTGGGTTGGTAGGACTATTCAATATAATACATTTTGTCTTTTTAGTAATAGCTGCTTTTAGTTTATCGAAGTCAGGCCTAAAACCACTCTCCTTGCTAGAGCTCACAATAACAGGAACTCCAGATGAGAGCTTCACCATCTCAGTATAACTCAACCAGTAAGGAGCCATAATGATCACTTCATCGCCTACATCTATGAGGGCCATCAAAACATTCATCAGAGAATGCTTTGCGCCATTGGAGACCACTATTTGGTCCGGATTATACTTAAGGTTGTTCTGAGCCCTAAACTTCTTTGAAATCTCTTCTCTCAATTCAGGCATTCCTGCAACCGGAGTATATTTTGTAAAACCGCCATCAATGGAATCTTTGGCGTAGGATTTTATCTCGTCTGGAGTATCAAAATTGGGCTCACCTGCGGCAAAATTTATTACAGGCTCACCCTCTCTCTTAAGCCTCTTGATGACAGAAGTTATCTTTAAAGTTTGAGAGGCTGATATACTTTTTACTCTCTTTGAAAAATCCATATTGTCTCTCCTAGAGCACTTAAAAGAGATGTTCTATTTTTCCTTTTTGGCTTTTAAAAACCCTTTTAACCCCTGAAAAAATCCTTTCTCTTTATCATCTTGCTTAACCTCTTTATCTTTGGAACCTTCGTCTATCTGTTTTTTTTCTTTTTTCTTATCGTCTTTTTCTGTCTTCGGCTTCTTGATCGCCTTCTCTTCCTCTACTTCTACCTCACCAACATCGCTAGACAGATCTTCTTCTATTCTCTTGGCTTTCTTTTCTTTTCTTAAACGGCGTGCTTTCTTTTTATCTTCAATTACTTCTTCTTTTATCTTTGTCAACTCCAGAATAGCCATTAAGGCATTGTCACCGCGCCTATTGTCGGCTTTTAGAACACGGGTATAGCCTCCCTGCACATCTTTAAATCGAGGAGCAATGTCGTCAAAGAGCTTTTTAACTAAGCTCCTATCTTGCAATAACTTATAAACCTCTCTGCGGGAATGTATATCACCTCTCTTGCCTAAAGTTATAAGCTTATCTATATGACGAGATGCTGCCTTAGCACGCTTATATGTCGTCTTTATACTCTCATTTATGATTAAAGATATCGCAAGGCTTTTGATTAAAGCTCTCCTTTGATCAGCAGGCTTAGATAGCAGAATAATTTTTTTGCGATGTCTCATTTTATGCTGCCTCCCCCTGCAATTTCATTTTTACATCCTGAGGTAATTCCATTCCAAAAGATATATTCATCTCTTTTAGGATATCATGCAGTTCATTTAAAGATTTTTTACCAAAGTTGCGATGTTGAAGCAACTGCTGCTCTGTTAACTGAACAAGATCTCCTATCGTATGGATATTGGCATCTTTAAGACAATTAG from Candidatus Kaelpia aquatica includes:
- a CDS encoding GuaB3 family IMP dehydrogenase-related protein, which produces MGVIIGGNREARRAYGFDEIALVPGCATINPSEVDVEWSLAGEKYKIPIIAAAMDGVVDVKFSIKMGELGGLAVLNLEGVQTRYENPDEVLKKIACEDPDEATKLLQKIYKEPIKEELISRRIKEIKDSGCDCVVSAIPQRAERFGKIAQDAGCDIFVVQSTVASLEHVSSEYSVLDYKKFCGYMSIPVIVGNCVTYDVAMDLMQAGAAAILVGIGPGAACTTRGVLGIGVPQVTATCDAVKARDDYFKKTERYVPVITDGGMRTGGDICKAFASGADSVMIGSSLARAKEAPGRGYHWGMATPHYNLPRGTRIYVGSTGTLEEILLGPAKVDDGSQNLIGALQTAMGSLGAKDISQMQKVEIIIAPSIQTEGKLFQRAQRVGMGK
- a CDS encoding 3-isopropylmalate dehydratase large subunit — its product is MAKTISEKIFSLKSESEARAGDIVRASVDFALSQDGTSSLVIDALNALGVKTLKDPKKYALVIDHSVPSPSLGVSNIHKKMKDFASLTGAIIYAEGEGVCHQVIMEHGHVLPSNLITGADSHTCTYGALNCFSTGMGSTDIAIVVATGKNWFKVPHSVKIVLNGNLPQGVFSKDIILHIIGVLGASSCTYKAIEFDGDAISNLSMAARCTITNMTVELGAKAGLMQLDDKTSKWLGDKTGSMEFNPVMADPGAEYEWVKEFDISTLSPQVAEPHQVDSVVDIDNLIGTKIDQGFIGTCTNGRLEDLELAARILKGKRVKSRLIVAPASKSVLSQAQDEGLIDILLSSGALILPPGCGPCVGTHGGVPADKEVVISTANRNFKGRMGNPNSFIYLGSPATVAASVLEGKIADPRRYLDI
- a CDS encoding pyridoxal phosphate-dependent aminotransferase: MDFSKRVKSISASQTLKITSVIKRLKREGEPVINFAAGEPNFDTPDEIKSYAKDSIDGGFTKYTPVAGMPELREEISKKFRAQNNLKYNPDQIVVSNGAKHSLMNVLMALIDVGDEVIIMAPYWLSYTEMVKLSSGVPVIVSSSKESGFRPDFDKLKAAITKKTKCIILNSPTNPTGMVWREDELEHLGKIALEKNILIISDEIYEHLVYEDKHISIGSLSEDIFNNTITINGVSKSHAMTGWRIGWIGANIELVSEVTKMQSQMTSNASSISQRAAIAALRMDDSWLSFIKKEFRERRDVMMQMLDNYGISFIKPEGAFYLFMDISKFQNGSFSFAQDLLDKKLVGVIPGEPFGADDYVRLSYAASIEEIKEGVDRVGSFLDG
- the rplQ gene encoding 50S ribosomal protein L17 produces the protein MRHRKKIILLSKPADQRRALIKSLAISLIINESIKTTYKRAKAASRHIDKLITLGKRGDIHSRREVYKLLQDRSLVKKLFDDIAPRFKDVQGGYTRVLKADNRRGDNALMAILELTKIKEEVIEDKKKARRLRKEKKAKRIEEDLSSDVGEVEVEEEKAIKKPKTEKDDKKKEKKQIDEGSKDKEVKQDDKEKGFFQGLKGFLKAKKEK
- the guaA gene encoding glutamine-hydrolyzing GMP synthase, producing the protein MDKILILDFGSQYTQLIARKIRELNVFSEIVSFNIKAHEIAKIAPSGLILSGGPSSVELKKFPLPDEGIFKLGISVLGICYGMQVMTKSLGGRVLNSKRREYGKVRIYSGDGKSKIFKSIKKDFICWMSHGDEVSRLPCGFKKTAHTDNCSIAAMESKEGLYAIQFHPEVVHTQYGKKIIGNFLDICNCKREWKLSSFIKQSTCDIRSKVGEARVVLGLSGGVDSSVAAMLLSEAIGDKLHPVFVNNGLLRAGEADKINQVFKNDFNINLHYVDATRQFLSALKGIVDPEKKRKIIGNEFIKVFDSTAKKIGGIKYLAQGTLYPDVVESLSAFGGPSAKIKSHHNVGGLPAKMKLKLIEPFRFLFKDEVRKIGKLLKLPDEIVYRHPFPGPGLGVRIIGEITKKRLKILRAADTIIIEEIKAQGLYSKVWQVFGVLLPVKSVGVMGDGRSYENTLAIRAVKSVDGMTADWAKLPYNTIGLISNRIINEVKGINRVVYDVSSKPPATIEWE